A portion of the Cydia strobilella chromosome 5, ilCydStro3.1, whole genome shotgun sequence genome contains these proteins:
- the LOC134741836 gene encoding probable DNA-directed RNA polymerases I and III subunit RPAC2 — protein sequence MKISELPGDDESTLTCRTYVFADESHTLGNALKCIISRYEDVQFCGYTVPHPAEAKMHFRIQAHETPALEILKRGLKDLEKVCDHTINLFESEVKEYCKS from the exons ATGAAAATTTCAGAG CTGCCCGGTGATGATGAATCCACACTCACTTGCCGCACCTACGTCTTCGCAGATGAGAGCCACACATTAGGGAATGCATTGAAATGCATTATAAGCAGATA TGAAGATGTCCAATTCTGTGGCTACACGGTGCCGCACCCTGCAGAAGCCAAGATGCACTTCAGGATACAGGCACACGAGACACCGGCACTAGAAATACTGAAAAGAGGACTCAAAGATCTTGAAAAAGTCTGTGATCATACCATCAACTTATTTGAAAGTGAAGTAAAAGAATATTGTAAAAGTTAA
- the LOC134741294 gene encoding N(4)-(Beta-N-acetylglucosaminyl)-L-asparaginase-like, with amino-acid sequence MIKLGIFLLIPYFYFIKCEPNIPIVITTWNFKNSTIKAWEVLKTGGTALDAVEQGASVCEAQQCDGTVGYGGSPDEDGETTLDALIMDGKSMNVGAVGALRRVKSAISVARHVLEHSYHSFLVGELATQFAEQMGFPVESLTTPKSKKIWKKWRNEDHCQPNFWMHVTPDPRQSCGPYSKITSRHQHSTIDQKVDRYNHDTIGMVAVDQHGDVAAGTSTNGAKFKMPGRIGDSPIPGAGAYADSAVGGAAATGDGDVMLRFLPSFLAVEEMRRGVSPTSAAETAVARIAAHYPGFMGAVVALAKDGTYGAACHGIHQFPFVVFDHSAEQCRTERVLCS; translated from the exons atgattaaactTGGAATATTCTTATTAATACCGTATTTTTACTTTATCAAATGCGAACCTAATATCCCTATAGTAATTACGACTTGGAACTTTAAAAACTCTACTATTAAAG CGTGGGAAGTGTTGAAAACTGGTGGTACAGCATTAGACGCAGTGGAGCAGGGGGCGTCGGTCTGCGAAGCGCAGCAATGCGATGGTACGGTGGGCTACGGGGGCAGTCCTGACGAAGATGGTGAGACTACCCTGGATGCTCTTATAATGGATGG gaaaTCCATGAATGTTGGTGCAGTGGGTGCTCTGCGTAGAGTCAAAAGCGCTATATCAGTGGCGAGACATGTCCTCGAGCACAGCTACCACTCTTTCCTCGTCGGGGAGTTGGCCACACAGTTTGCTGAGCAGATGGGCTTCCCCGTGGAGTCTCTCACAACTCCCAAATCcaagaaaatttggaaaaaatggAGAAATGAAGATCATTGTCAACCAAATTTTTGGAtg cATGTCACACCAGACCCAAGACAAAGCTGTGGGCCATACTCAAAGATAACAAGCAGACACCAGCATTCAACAATAGATCAGAAAGTGGACCGATACAACCACGACACCATCGGGATGGTGGCAGTAGACCAGCATGGAGATGTCGCTGCTGGGACTTCTACTAACGGAGCCAAGTTTAAAATGCCAGg GAGGATCGGTGACTCGCCGATCCCGGGCGCGGGCGCGTACGCGGACAGCGCGGTGGGCGGCGCCGCGGCCACCGGCGACGGCGACGTCATGCTACGGTTCCTGCCCAG TTTCCTAGCCGTAGAAGAGATGCGTCGCGGCGTCTCGCCGACATCCGCTGCCGAGACGGCCGTAGCCAGGATCGCAGCCCACTACCCGGGCTTCATGGGCGCCGTGGTAGCCCTGGCCAAGGACGGGACGTACGGCGCAGCCTGCCACGGGATACACCAGTTCCCGTTCGTCGTGTTTGATCACTCGGCCGAGCAATGTAGAACTGAGCGTGTGTTGTGTTCCTAA
- the LOC134741316 gene encoding small ribosomal subunit protein uS5 has translation MADAAPAGGRGGFRGGFGSRGGDRGRGGPRGRGRGRGRGRGRGKEDQKEWVPVTKLGRLVREGKIDKLESIYLFSLPIKEFEIIDFFLGSSLNDEVLKIMPVQKQTRAGQRTRFKAFVAIGDNNGHIGLGVKCSKEVATAIRGAIILAKLSVLPVRRGYWGNKIGKPHTVPCKVTGKCGSVTVRLIPAPRGTGIVSAPVPKKLLQMAGVQDCYTSARGSTGTLGNFAKATYAAIAKTYAYLTPDLWRDIPLTKSPYSEFKA, from the exons ATGGCGGACGCTGCTCCAGCCGGTGGTCGTGGCGGATTCCGCGGTGGTTTTGGTTCACGGGGTGGCGATAGGGGCCGCGGGGGTCCCCGTGGTCGTGGCCGCGGGCGCGGTCGTGGTCGCGGACGCGGAAAGGAAGACCAGAAAGAGTGGGTGCCCGTCACCAAGCTCGGTCGTCTAGTCCGCGAGGGCAAAATCGACAAGCTTGAGAGCATCTACCTGTTCTCTCTGCCCATTAAAGAGTTTGAGATCATTGACTTCTTCCTCGGGTCTTCGTTGAACGATGAAGTCCTCAAGATCATGCCTGTGCAGAAGCAGACCCGCGCCGGTCAGCGTACCCGCTTTAAGGCGTTCGTGGCCATCGGCGACAACAACGGGCACATCGGGCTGGGCGTGAAGTGCAGCAAGGAAGTCGCGACCGCCATCCGTGGCGCAATTATCCTGGCTAAGCTGTCCGTGCTCCCTGTTCGCAGAGGGTACTGGGGTAACAAGATCGGAAAGCCCCACACCGTGCCTTGCAag GTCACCGGAAAGTGTGGTTCAGTCACTGTGAGGCTGATCCCCGCTCCCCGTGGTACTGGCATTGTGTCTGCCCCAGTCCCGAAGAAGCTTCTCCAGATGGCTGGTGTCCAGGACTGCTACACGTCGGCCCGTGGCTCCACTGGCACTCTTGGCAACTTTGCCAAGGCAACCTATGCTGCTATTGCCAAGACCTATGCGTACCTCACCCCTGACTTGTGGAGGGACATTCCTTTGACCAAGTCACCCTACTCTGAATTCAAAGCCTAA